The following is a genomic window from Ghiorsea bivora.
TCCAATATCCACAAAAGCAGCTTGAATCCCTGGAATTACCCGCTGAACTTTCCCCCAATATACATTACCTCTTAAACCTTTGCCACGTGTTCGCTCAACATATAATTCTTCAGCCATACCATTTTCAATCCGTGCAATACGTGTCTCAAAAGGTGCGACATTTACCAATATTTCTGTGCTCATTTATGCCTCACTCGCTACTTGTTCACATCTTATTTTATGCAATAATCTAATCGTTTCCTGTACTGGCAAACCTATCACATTATCCAAACTACCCTGTATACCTGTGATGAAACCTGACGCACCGCCCTGAATAGCATAAGCACCAGCCTTATCGAGTATTTCATTATACCGTACATACACATCAATTTCTGCATCACTTATCATACGAAAGCTCACCTCAGTCGTCACCGTTTGCAGTAAATAGTCATCTGCCAAACGAACACAGACCGTTGTATGCACTTGATGTTTCTGACCTGACAGCTTTTGAATCATTTCTTTTGCCTGCTGTATATCCTCAGGCTGTCCCAATACCTCATCACCAAGCGCCACCAAGGTATCGGCTGCAATCACAGGCACTTGCAACTCATCATCTTGCAGCAAACAAGCCTTTGCCTTCGCCAAGCAAAGCCTAGATGTCATGGTTTGCACATCTTCCCCTGGTTGGGGGCATTCATCAATATGGCTAGGTCGAACATCTATTGAAAAACCAGCTGCTTGTAACAAAAACAAACGTCGTGGTGACTGCGATGCTAAAATGATTTTCATAAGCGCAATATTAAACAAATTATCACCGTTGTGATAGTGACATTAAAAAACTAACACCTTGAACATATACATATAACATATTTTTTTACACGATATTTCCAAACCAACCATGAAAGAAACATGAATATCTTTTTAGTTTTATGCTTGCATCCCTAAAAAAAGCCGTTAGCAATCTACTCTCGATAATTCCTGAGGAGGAGACGCAATGAAAAAAGTATTAATGATTGCTGCAACATCTGCATTCTTGGTAAGCGGTTTGGCAGCAACTGAAGCAATTGCTGGTGCTGAAAAGAAATGTAAAGCATGCCATAATTTTAGCGCAAAGGGTAAGGTTGGCCCTGGTCTTTTAGGTGTTTTTGGTCGTGATGCAGGCACTGCAGATTTTAAAAAATACAGTAAAGCACTAAAAGCTGGTGGTTGGACATGGGATGAAGAACATCTTCGTGCTTGGATTTGCAACTCTAAAAAAGCTGTAAAAGAATTCACTGGCGACAAAAAAGCAAAAACAAAAATGCCTCCACAAAAAATGTGTGGTGAAAAAGGTGATGAAGTCATTGCTTTCTTGAAAAATCTTAAATAAAAGGGCTTAGATAATACCAAGGCGGCTCACCATTGAGTCGCCTTTTTTATTTGAGCCGTTTAGCCTGATCCCTTTTATTTAAGAGCCAGCGGCAAACCTGCTGCTACAAAAAGCACACTATCTGCCTCATGAGCCACAGCTTGATTTAATCTGCCCTGTGCATCACGAAAATCGCGCCCAAGTGCAGTGTCAGGCACAAGCCCCATACCTACCTCATTAGACACCATCACCACAGCCCCTGTATAATCAGCCAAAGCTTCACATAAACGCTGGGTTTCATACACAACATCATGGTTTTCATACAACAGATTACTCAACCACAAGGTCAAACAATCAATCAACACAATATGCTCTTGATACATGCTACCTTGCAAAATCCCAATCAAATCCTGTTCTTCTTCAATCAATTTCCAACCCTTGGGGCGTTGCTGTTGATGTTTGTTAATCCGCTGTTGCCATTCCTTATCATCAGGAAAACGTGGTGCAGTCGCCACATACACGACCGTTTTACCACTGGCCTGTACCAAAGCTTCCGCATGCTGTGATTTTCCACTACGAGCACCGCCCAATATCAATGTTTTCATGATTCAGGGTACATGTTTTCAGCCAACACTTTCGATAAGTCTTCACGCTCGCGCCAGCCTTCTTGTTCCAACATGGGTTTTTCATAAAAATCATGTACAGGACCTAAACATAATAAAGCAATAGGTTTGGCGGCATCAGGACATTGCAACAAGTTTGCCACATCTTGCGGGTTAAAAAATGAAACCCAACCCATACCTAAGTTTTCCGCTCTTGCAGCCAACCACATATTTTGAATGGCACACGATGTTGAGCACAACGCCATTTCTTCTGGCATGGTGCGCCGCCCGAATATCGTACCATCATCAGGCGCAAGCACCACCGCTATCAACTCAGCGCACTCACGCATACCTTCAACTTTTAAACGCATAAATTCAGCTTTACGCGCATCCATCATGTTTGCCGTTTTATCTTTTTCCTGCTCAACAAGCTGAATCAACTTCGCACGCATATCACCCGATGTAATGCGTACAAAACGCCATGGTTGCATCAAGCCCACAGAAGGTGCTGCATGGGCTGCTTGTAATATGCGTAACAATACATTTTGCTCAACTTCACCTCCTGAAAAATGGCGCATATCTCTGCGTGCATCAATCACATGATAAACCGTATCACGCTCATTTTCTGTAAACACATGTTGTACCATGACTTGAATAACCCTCGCTGGGCAAAGCATAAACATAAACATCCAAAATATCACCTCAGCATAAGTGAGCCATAAATAACACTAGCCATACCCACATATCTCAAGATAATTGCCTGCCTATAAAACATACCCAAAGGATAATCACCCCATGCCTATACCCATCGCTTATTTTGGTGTTGTACTCATATGGAGCACCACGCCACTTGCCATTGCTTGGTCAGGTCAAGCTGCGGGTTTTGTGTTTGGTCTGACCAGCCGCATGCTTCTTGGGCTTGTGTTGGCATTCATTTTTGCCGCACTGCTCAATAAACGTATGCTTTGGCACAAACAAGCATTGTTGGCTTATTTGTATGGTGGTTTAGGCATTTATGGTGGCATGTTAAGCGTATATTGGGCAGCGCAATTCATTCCTTCAGGTTTGGTTTCACTCTTGTTTGGACTCACCCCGATATTCACTGCAATTCTTGCCATATTTTGGCTAAAAGATGAACTGATTACACGTTATCGTATCATCGGTATGTTTCTTGGTTTCTTAGGTTTATTGGTGGTATTTGGACAAAGCATCACATGGGGCGAACAAGCGGTGTGGGGCGTATGCGGCGTGGTTGTTTCAGGCTTGGTTCATGTCACCTCCGCCATTTGGGTCAAACGTGTTAACGCCCATGTGCCCGCCATCAGCATGACCGCAGGCACATTATCCGTTGCCACGCCTTTGTTATGCATCACATGGCTTGCCACATCACCCGATTGGCACGTTTTAAGTCAAACATTAACCACCGCACCAAGCCATACCACACTCGCCATTCTCTACTTGGCATTATTTGGCTCAGTTTTCGGTTTTTCCTTGTATTATCACGTTTTAAAACACGTCCAAGCCACCAAAGTCGCCCTCATTGCCCTGATGACACCCATCACATCACTTTTCCTCGGTTATTATCTCAACAACGAACCCATCACTCCACAAATCATACTCGGCGCAAGCCTGATTATTGGAGGGTTAGCCATCTTTGAACTGGGCGGAAAACCACTACCCAAATGGGTGCCATTCCGTCCTAATGTTTAAACATAAACGTAGTTCCACTTCTTTTGTATTCCCTTGGGCAAATTACAACAACAAAAAAGCAGCACCTTGGGCTGGATCATGATGGCTTGATTCCTGCTTTTGCTTCGGTAACGGTTGGCAAAGGTTCTGAAATGGAGCAAGCACGGCTATTTGATTTTCCTAAGGGTTCTGTTGTTGTATTTGATAAAGGTTATAATGACTATATATGGCATAACACCTTGACTTAACAAGGAATATTCTTTGTAACACGCATTCGCGGCAACGCGGTTTATGAGGTGGTTAAGTCACATCCTGTGCGAAAGAACAGCGGTGTTATTTCCGATGAAACGATTCGATACAGCAGTGCAACCAATAAAAAAAGAGGCTTAAAGGCTGTGCGTAAAGTTGTCTATAAAGACGAAGAAACAGGTAAGATTTTCACCTTTATAACCAATCACTTTCATTGGTCAGCCAATCCATTGCAGGTATGTACAAACAGCGATGGCAAGTTGAATTGTTCTTTAAATGGATTAAGCAAAATCTAAAAATAACAGCATTCATTGGAACCACTATGAATGCTGTTATCACACAAATTATGGTCGCACTTTGCACTTACCTTATGCTTGTTTGGATGAAGTTTATATTCAACTTGAAACAAAGCCCAATGCAAATTATTCGATTGCTACAAATGAATTTGTTCGTGAGTAGAAACTTGATGGAAATCTTCAAGCCTCCCGAACAAAAACTTAAAAATACGAATCAATTGGGGTGGAAATTTTGAATACAAATCTAAGTGGGACAGCAGTGGCTCTGACCCCTTTATACTCTTTTATTCGTATCTTTCTGCTTTAAATAGCCATACCATCACGAAATAAACTCTTATTAAGCAAAAAAGGTTGTCATGTCTCATTATGATATTTTAGTTATAGGTTCTGGCCCTGCGGGGCATCGCGCAGCCATTCAAGCTGCCAAACGCGGGAAACATGTTGGTTTAATTGAACGTAAGCCGCGTATTGGTGGCGCAGGTTTACAAACGGGCACTATTCCCTGCAAGGCACTACGTGAAATTGCCTATAGTGCAACCATGGGAGCCAGTCATGGCATGCGTAAAGTACATCCTAATATTACACGTCAACATAATTTTTTGTCTGAATCCGTGCGCAAAAAAAACATTGTTATCAATAAGCAAGAGTCTGTTTTCTTAAGTCAACTCATGCGTAATGGTGTTGCCTTAATTCCAGGGGAAGCTGGTTTCTATGACGCCCACACCTTACGTATCAAAACACCTCATGGTGAAGAACAAGATATCTATGCTGATAAATTTATTCTAGCAACAGGTTCCCGTCCGCGTCGCCCTGTAGATATTCCTTTTGATAAAGAGCGTGTATTAGATTCTACCTCTATTTTACACATGAAAGAATTGCCCGAAACACTCACCATTGTTGGTGGCGGTGTAATAAGCCTGCGAATTTGCTACAATTTATGCTTCATTGGGTGTTGAAGTTACCATTGTCGATTCTCACGCTAAAATTCTCAGCTTTCTATGCGCTGATGTTTCGGGTAATTTAGAAACAAGCATGCGGCATATGGGGATTCAATTCCGTATGCATGAAAATATTCAGTCGATCACACGTCAAGGTGATAAGGTGATACTAAAATTTAGCGATGGTAGTATGAAAAGTGATGTTCTGCTCTATGCCCTCGGTCGTATTCCTAATACTGATGGTTTGGGTTTAGAGGCGCTTGGCATTCAATGTCAGAAACGTGGCTGGATTGAAACCAATAAACACTACCAGACCAATATATCACATATTTATGCTGTCGGAGATTTGATTGGTGCACCTGCCTTGGCAGCCACAGGTATGGAACAAGGTCGTATTGCTGCACTACATGCATGTGATAGCAATGAAACACTCACTTCGAGCCACTTGCCCATGGCTATCTACACAATCCCTGAAGTTGCTTGGGTCGGTAAAACATCTACAGCGTTGGATAAGCAGAACCATAACTATGTCGCTGGTTTTGGTTTTTACCGTGAAACTGCACGTGGCCAAATTATAGGCGACTCCAATAGTATGTTAAAGCTGCTTGTTGATGCCCAAAGCCGCAAAATTTTAGGTGTACATATTGTTGGAGAATCAGCCAGTGAACTGGTTCATATTGGGCAAATGGTGATGAATTTAAACGGGACGGTTGATGACTTAATCTGCCATGTTTTTAATTATCCTACACTGGCAGAATGTTATAAAATGGCTGCATTACATTGCAGCAACCAACTTAAAAAGAAACAATCACCCAACAACGCTAAGGGTTCTTACATATAACCATACATAAAACACAACTATAGGGGTCAGATACCGTCTTGGCTAACTATGGGTCAGAGCCCTTTAATGCTAACCACTTGTTATATAAAGGTAAAAAATCAACCATCCCTCCTCCCTGAAATCCAGTTTCCAAACCAACAGTAGTTCGCCTCGGTTTAAACAGCAAGGATACTTGAATGATAAAGTTTAACCTAAACTTGCATACACTTCTTCAACTTCACCTGAGTATTTTTCTAAAATATGGCTGCGTCTTAGTTTCATGGTTGGGGTTAATAAACCTTCTTCAATCGTCCACGGTGATTCGCACACCACCACACCTTTGATTTTTTCATAACCCGGAAAAGCATGTAAATCTTTAGAGAATCGTTGGATAAACGCACGTTTATCCACACTTTTTCCTTGTTCACTGGGCACAATCAATGCCACCAAGAATGCTTTGCCTTCGCCCACCACCATCACTTGGTCAACCCAACTATCTTTGAGCAAAGCATCTTCAATGTCTGTTGGGGGCACTTTTTCACCATTGGATAAGACCAATATGTCTTTGATGCGACCTGTGATATAAATTTGATTATCGACAATTTTCGCCACATCACCTGAATGCAACCAACCCTCATCATCAATCATGGCACGGGTTGCTTCAGCTTGTTGCCAATAACCTAACATCACGCCATGCCCCTTGATAAGAAGCTCACCTGTCTCTGTATCTGTTTTCACTTGGGTATATTGCAAGGGTTCACCCACACAAGCAGGGTTGTTTCTATCCAAACGATTGCTAGATACCACGGGTGAATATTCGGTTAACCCATAACCCTGAATAATCGGTACACCAAAACCCAAATAACGGCGACCAATGGATGTCGATAATGGCGCACCACCTGAAACCGCGACCCGCAATCGACCACCCAATGATGTACGTACTTTGCTGCCTACCATTTTATCCAGCAATGGGTATAACAGTTGATTGATATGCCAACATTGTTTGCCTTGTTGAATTTCAAAGTGGCGAAAACCAACATCCTCAGCCAGTTTAACCAAACCTTGTTTAAACTTGGATGCCTGAGCCAACTTCTCTTCCAATCTTGCATCAATTTTTTCAAACATGCGTGGCACAGTTACCATCACCGTTGGCGCAATGTTTACCAAGTCTTCTTGCAACGTGAGAATGGAACGCGCAAATGCCACCGTTGCCCCTGAAAGCATGGGTAAATAATAACCCACCGTGCGCTCAAAAGCGTGAGATAAAGGTAGAAAAGACAAGAATGTATCGCTTGGATAAATATTGGATACCGCATACGCAGCACTGGCATTTTCCAAGATACTTTGGTGGGATAACATTACACCTTTGGGGTTTCCTGTCGTGCCTGATGTATAAACAATCGTCGCTAGACTGGCGGGTATATCTTGATGCCCAAGATCTTGGCGCTCACCATCTTTTTTCCATAACACATCTAACGTTTTCACTAAAACCACAACTTCCAGAGTATGGTCTTGCAAAGCTGGCTGCAATTTTACCCAGTGTTCCTCATGATCAACAAACAAAATGCGCGCACCTGAATCATGCAATACATACGCCATATTCTCGGGTCTATCATTATAAAAAAGCGGCACTGTAATCATATTTAATGATAAGGCTGCTTGGTCTGATACTATCCAATCAGGACAATTCTCCATCAATATGGCTGCCCTATCTCGCTCTGCCATACCCAAAGTCTTGAGCAAGTTCGCACATGCATCCACACGTGCTGCTATATCTTGCCATAATATATCCTGCCATGTTTCATGAGGTGTGTCGTAAAAACGGTATGCCAAAGCATCAGGGGTTCGGCGAACACGTTCACAAAATAAGCCGTGCAATGTTTCCACTTCGCTTTCACGATATAAAATCGGTTTATGTTTTGTGTTCATTATACACCTCCGTCAAACCACTTGCTGTGCTACATCATTAAGGAAATGCTGATGTATTGGCATCCTGCCAACCATCAGGACGAGAAAAGAAAAACGTGGTTTCCCTTTCTCTTACAAATCAATCGCTTACGCTATTGATTTGGCAGCTCGTCCATGGGCTGCACGGAAGCACTGAATAAATCAGCGCTTCCTCAAACAACTTCCTTTATAACTTTCCTTCATCTGCGGCATACTTCATCACCCCACCACGGAATGGGGCGAAACCTGTGCCAAAGACCATGCCAGCATCCAACAAATCGGCATCTTCCACCACGCCTTCATCCAAACAACGTTTGGCTTCATCAACTATCCTTGTGATGAGTCTATCCGTGATTTCCTGCTGTTCTTTGTTCGACACATTGGCTTTGCTCATCACAGGTTTACCTTTGTTATAACGGTAAAAACCTTGCCCCGATTTTTTACCCAAACGCCCTTGCTCTACCCATGTTTGCAAGAATTCAGGCACTTTATCACCCGTCACATCTGCTAAATCATGGGCAACTGCCAAACAAATATCCAAACCCACAGTATCTGCCAAGGTAATCGGCCCCATGGGCATACCAAAATCTGTAGCTGCTTTATCAATACATTCGGGCTGTTTTCCTTCATCCACCATGTTCACCGCTTCCATCAAATACGGCATCAAAATACGATTGACCAAAAAACCCGGTGAACTTTTCACAGGCAGCGGAAGTTTGCGAATTTGGGTGACAAAACGATGCGCAATAGCCAATGTTTCTTTTGCTGTTTTTTTGCCCGCAATGGTTTCCACCAGCTTCATTTTCGCCACAGGGTTAAAAAAGTGAATACCCACCAACCTTTCAGGCGCGGTGAGCACTGTTGCCAAATCATCCATGGGAATGCCCGATGTATTGGTGGCAAGCACTGCACCTTGTTTCATTTTAGGCTCAATGCTTTGATACAAGGATTGTTTGATGTCCAAGTTTTCCACAATAGCTTCAAGCACCATATCCGCTTCGGCAATACCCAAACCTGCAAGATCGGGAATCAATCTATCCAATGCTGCTTGCACCAACCTTGGCTCACGCAATTTCTTCTGGAACAAACCTGCTGCCCGTTTGATGGCTCTGGCAATCACCTGCATATCTTGGTCTTGCAATGTCACTTTAATGCCCTGCATCGCGCACCATGCCGCAATATCACCACCCATCACACCCGCACCAATCACATGGATATGATTGATTTTAGCATCACTCGCTTTGCCAAAGGATTTAAGCCTATCCTGCAAGAAAAATAGGCGTACCAAGTTCTGCGTTTGAGGCAATACCAACAACTTGGAAACCGTATCCATTTCGGCTTGAAACATACGTTTAGTGTTGTTCCCAAACCTTGCCCACATATCAATCAGGGCAAAAGGTGCGGGGTAATGTTTGGGGTTCACCCGTTTGCGCGTCATTTTACGCAAACCCATTGCCACCAATTTACGCCCAAGGCTACTGTTGATAACCTTTTGTAGCAGCGGTGTTTGATACACTCTTTTTGACCCAGCTTGAGCTATGATTTGCACAGCAGCACGTTTCATTTGCCGCTCTGGCACAGCCGCATCTACCAAACCCATACGTTTTGCACGTTTACCAACCACAGGGCGACCCGTGAGCATCATGGTCATGGCATGTTGCACACCCATCAATCGAATCGAGCGAACACTGCCACCAAAACCAGGGAATATGCCCAACATCACTTCAGGAAAACCAAGGCTTGCTGTTTCCTCTGCCACCCGATAATCACAAGCTAGAGATAATTCCAAACCACCACCCAAACAATGCCCATGAATCAATGCCAAGGTGGGTATATTCAACCCTTGCAAACGATTAAACACACCATGCGCCAATGCAATCACGGCTTTGGCTTCTTCGGCAGTTTTGACATGTGTAAATTCTTCTACATCAGCACCCGCAATAAAACCTGCCTTCTTATCCGATACAATAATCAAACCTTTGGCATCATTTTTTTCGACTTCATCCAATTGATCACCCAAAGCTTTGACTACCGCTTGCGACAAAACATTCGCCCCTTTATCGGGCACATCCAAGTGCAACCAAGCTACACCTTGTTCATCTGTTTCTAGTGTCCATGCTTGTGATTTACTCATGATTCACCTCCAGATAACAACACCGCGCCGCCTTGTCCGCCACCAATACAAAGTGAAGCAACACCACGTTTTTCACCATTACGCTGCATACTATTAAGCAAGTGCAATACAATCCGCGCCCCACTTGCACCCACAGGATGCCCAATGGCAATTGCACCACCTTCTCGGTTGAGCTTATCGAGCGGAATATTGCCCACACCCTTATCTTTCATATCCTGCAAACATGCCAAGACCTGCACGGCAAAAGCTTCGTTGATTTCCCAAGCATCAATATCACCCACGCCCAGTTTGTTTCGCGCAAGCAGTGGCGGAATGGCATAGGCAGGGCCTAAACCCATGTGTTCAGGCGCTACACCTGCCCAGTGCACATCATCAAGGGTGCCAAGCACGGGTAATTTGTATTTCCGAACCGCTTGCGCACTGGCTAAAATCAACATGGCTGCACCATCGGTGATTTGCGCCGAATTACCTGCTGTGACCATGCCAAACTTCCTATCAAATACAGGGCGAAGTTTACCCAAGCTTTCAAGCGTAGAATCAGAGCGCACCCCATCATCTTCCGTATACACATGCCCTTGTTTATCCACGATAGACACGATTTCATCTTGTAAACCACGACTTTCCATGCCCGATACCACCTTGAGATGACTTTCCACCGCAAAACCATCCATCTCTTCTCGATTGATATGGTATTTATAAGCCAAGTTTTCTGCCGTTTGCCCCATGCTTAAACCCACCACAGAGTCACTTAGTCCTTTGATGATACCAATGATGGGCGCAAAAAATGAAGGTCTGAGTTTCACCAATGCCGAAAGTTTTTGTGACAATGTTTTAGAACGCTGAAAATCACCCAACCAATCGGTCATGGCATGGCTAAGCAACAACGGTGCGCGGCTCATCACTTCCGTACCCCCTGCAAGAATCAAATTGGATTCTCCCGCTTGAATTTTAAGCCTTGCCGCATCAAGCGATTGCATACCCGATGCACAATTGCGCTGCACCGTCCACGCAGGCACTTCTTTACCACAACCCAAACGCAACGCGATAATACGCGCAATATTCATTTCATCAGGTTCAGGCATCACACAACCCATAATCACTTCATCAAAATCACTGGGCTTAAATGGCTGACGCATCAACAAACTTCGCCCTGCATACACTGCCAAATCCGATGCGGAGAATGCCCCACGTTTACCCCGTGCTTTCAAAAATGGGGTGCGCAATCCATCCACCACATATACTTTGCGTTTGCTCATACCCGCACCTCCTCTGGCGCAAAATCATCCACTGCAATCACCTGCCGCTGCAAGTCCAACCATGTTTGTACCGCACCAAATTCATCTTGGCTTATCACTTTATCTGCCAAGGCTTGTGTTAAAGTGTCATGAATGGAAGCTATGCGCGTGGCTGTACGCCCATATCTATTTTTTAACCGCGTAAAGATAGGCTCACAAACAATCGCTTGATTTAAAGCTGCTTCTAATTGCGCCATCGGTTCGTCTTTGTGTTGGGGTACAAACACACCTTCTTTCAAAGCTTGTCTCAACGCACCATTTTTCATGCTTTCTTTGGTTAATTGGTGCAATGTTTTATCCGACACTGGCTGATATTGCACGCCCCAAGGAAACAACAACTTAAGCCAAATCCAGCCTAACCATGCCATAGGGTAATTGCGTAATGCTGCCATCAAGGCTTGCTCTACACGGTGCAACTGTAGCTGCACGCTCGCTTCTGCAACCATACGCTCTGCATCAGGTTCATTGCGGTCTGCATACCATTTAAGGATAGCGGATGCTTGGTAAAGCCCGCTCAATGCATCTGCCAAACGCCCTGATAAAGATTCAGAAAATTTCAGTTTACCACCCAATACCATCATGGACATATCCGCCACATAAGAGAACTTGGCACTTAATAAGTTGATAGCATGATAGGATGCACTTAATCGACTTTCAGGCGTGTGTG
Proteins encoded in this region:
- a CDS encoding transposase; this translates as MYKQRWQVELFFKWIKQNLKITAFIGTTMNAVITQIMVALCTYLMLVWMKFIFNLKQSPMQIIRLLQMNLFVSRNLMEIFKPPEQKLKNTNQLGWKF
- a CDS encoding c-type cytochrome, which codes for MKKVLMIAATSAFLVSGLAATEAIAGAEKKCKACHNFSAKGKVGPGLLGVFGRDAGTADFKKYSKALKAGGWTWDEEHLRAWICNSKKAVKEFTGDKKAKTKMPPQKMCGEKGDEVIAFLKNLK
- a CDS encoding acetyl-CoA C-acetyltransferase, whose amino-acid sequence is MSKRKVYVVDGLRTPFLKARGKRGAFSASDLAVYAGRSLLMRQPFKPSDFDEVIMGCVMPEPDEMNIARIIALRLGCGKEVPAWTVQRNCASGMQSLDAARLKIQAGESNLILAGGTEVMSRAPLLLSHAMTDWLGDFQRSKTLSQKLSALVKLRPSFFAPIIGIIKGLSDSVVGLSMGQTAENLAYKYHINREEMDGFAVESHLKVVSGMESRGLQDEIVSIVDKQGHVYTEDDGVRSDSTLESLGKLRPVFDRKFGMVTAGNSAQITDGAAMLILASAQAVRKYKLPVLGTLDDVHWAGVAPEHMGLGPAYAIPPLLARNKLGVGDIDAWEINEAFAVQVLACLQDMKDKGVGNIPLDKLNREGGAIAIGHPVGASGARIVLHLLNSMQRNGEKRGVASLCIGGGQGGAVLLSGGES
- a CDS encoding Maf family protein, translating into MFNIALMKIILASQSPRRLFLLQAAGFSIDVRPSHIDECPQPGEDVQTMTSRLCLAKAKACLLQDDELQVPVIAADTLVALGDEVLGQPEDIQQAKEMIQKLSGQKHQVHTTVCVRLADDYLLQTVTTEVSFRMISDAEIDVYVRYNEILDKAGAYAIQGGASGFITGIQGSLDNVIGLPVQETIRLLHKIRCEQVASEA
- a CDS encoding AMP-dependent synthetase/ligase; amino-acid sequence: MNTKHKPILYRESEVETLHGLFCERVRRTPDALAYRFYDTPHETWQDILWQDIAARVDACANLLKTLGMAERDRAAILMENCPDWIVSDQAALSLNMITVPLFYNDRPENMAYVLHDSGARILFVDHEEHWVKLQPALQDHTLEVVVLVKTLDVLWKKDGERQDLGHQDIPASLATIVYTSGTTGNPKGVMLSHQSILENASAAYAVSNIYPSDTFLSFLPLSHAFERTVGYYLPMLSGATVAFARSILTLQEDLVNIAPTVMVTVPRMFEKIDARLEEKLAQASKFKQGLVKLAEDVGFRHFEIQQGKQCWHINQLLYPLLDKMVGSKVRTSLGGRLRVAVSGGAPLSTSIGRRYLGFGVPIIQGYGLTEYSPVVSSNRLDRNNPACVGEPLQYTQVKTDTETGELLIKGHGVMLGYWQQAEATRAMIDDEGWLHSGDVAKIVDNQIYITGRIKDILVLSNGEKVPPTDIEDALLKDSWVDQVMVVGEGKAFLVALIVPSEQGKSVDKRAFIQRFSKDLHAFPGYEKIKGVVVCESPWTIEEGLLTPTMKLRRSHILEKYSGEVEEVYASLG
- the cobU gene encoding bifunctional adenosylcobinamide kinase/adenosylcobinamide-phosphate guanylyltransferase: MKTLILGGARSGKSQHAEALVQASGKTVVYVATAPRFPDDKEWQQRINKHQQQRPKGWKLIEEEQDLIGILQGSMYQEHIVLIDCLTLWLSNLLYENHDVVYETQRLCEALADYTGAVVMVSNEVGMGLVPDTALGRDFRDAQGRLNQAVAHEADSVLFVAAGLPLALK
- the bluB gene encoding 5,6-dimethylbenzimidazole synthase encodes the protein MVQHVFTENERDTVYHVIDARRDMRHFSGGEVEQNVLLRILQAAHAAPSVGLMQPWRFVRITSGDMRAKLIQLVEQEKDKTANMMDARKAEFMRLKVEGMRECAELIAVVLAPDDGTIFGRRTMPEEMALCSTSCAIQNMWLAARAENLGMGWVSFFNPQDVANLLQCPDAAKPIALLCLGPVHDFYEKPMLEQEGWREREDLSKVLAENMYPES
- a CDS encoding FAD-dependent oxidoreductase; this encodes MSHYDILVIGSGPAGHRAAIQAAKRGKHVGLIERKPRIGGAGLQTGTIPCKALREIAYSATMGASHGMRKVHPNITRQHNFLSESVRKKNIVINKQESVFLSQLMRNGVALIPGEAGFYDAHTLRIKTPHGEEQDIYADKFILATGSRPRRPVDIPFDKERVLDSTSILHMKELPETLTIVGGGVISLRICYNLCFIGC
- a CDS encoding FAD-dependent oxidoreductase → MGVEVTIVDSHAKILSFLCADVSGNLETSMRHMGIQFRMHENIQSITRQGDKVILKFSDGSMKSDVLLYALGRIPNTDGLGLEALGIQCQKRGWIETNKHYQTNISHIYAVGDLIGAPALAATGMEQGRIAALHACDSNETLTSSHLPMAIYTIPEVAWVGKTSTALDKQNHNYVAGFGFYRETARGQIIGDSNSMLKLLVDAQSRKILGVHIVGESASELVHIGQMVMNLNGTVDDLICHVFNYPTLAECYKMAALHCSNQLKKKQSPNNAKGSYI
- a CDS encoding DMT family transporter, which encodes MPIPIAYFGVVLIWSTTPLAIAWSGQAAGFVFGLTSRMLLGLVLAFIFAALLNKRMLWHKQALLAYLYGGLGIYGGMLSVYWAAQFIPSGLVSLLFGLTPIFTAILAIFWLKDELITRYRIIGMFLGFLGLLVVFGQSITWGEQAVWGVCGVVVSGLVHVTSAIWVKRVNAHVPAISMTAGTLSVATPLLCITWLATSPDWHVLSQTLTTAPSHTTLAILYLALFGSVFGFSLYYHVLKHVQATKVALIALMTPITSLFLGYYLNNEPITPQIILGASLIIGGLAIFELGGKPLPKWVPFRPNV
- a CDS encoding 3-hydroxyacyl-CoA dehydrogenase NAD-binding domain-containing protein translates to MSKSQAWTLETDEQGVAWLHLDVPDKGANVLSQAVVKALGDQLDEVEKNDAKGLIIVSDKKAGFIAGADVEEFTHVKTAEEAKAVIALAHGVFNRLQGLNIPTLALIHGHCLGGGLELSLACDYRVAEETASLGFPEVMLGIFPGFGGSVRSIRLMGVQHAMTMMLTGRPVVGKRAKRMGLVDAAVPERQMKRAAVQIIAQAGSKRVYQTPLLQKVINSSLGRKLVAMGLRKMTRKRVNPKHYPAPFALIDMWARFGNNTKRMFQAEMDTVSKLLVLPQTQNLVRLFFLQDRLKSFGKASDAKINHIHVIGAGVMGGDIAAWCAMQGIKVTLQDQDMQVIARAIKRAAGLFQKKLREPRLVQAALDRLIPDLAGLGIAEADMVLEAIVENLDIKQSLYQSIEPKMKQGAVLATNTSGIPMDDLATVLTAPERLVGIHFFNPVAKMKLVETIAGKKTAKETLAIAHRFVTQIRKLPLPVKSSPGFLVNRILMPYLMEAVNMVDEGKQPECIDKAATDFGMPMGPITLADTVGLDICLAVAHDLADVTGDKVPEFLQTWVEQGRLGKKSGQGFYRYNKGKPVMSKANVSNKEQQEITDRLITRIVDEAKRCLDEGVVEDADLLDAGMVFGTGFAPFRGGVMKYAADEGKL